In Chryseobacterium lactis, a single genomic region encodes these proteins:
- a CDS encoding HlyD family secretion protein: MKKKYTPTDRLITKITGWISVLIVAALVVWGGFTLKNYYRYEQTNDAQVQEYVNPVISRAGGFIVAVKFEENQEVKKGDTLLLIDNREYVLQQKQTQAALQKARAQLKVLESNTGTTAKEAASAQAQVDASKAKVWKQQLDYNRYEKLYNEESATKQRLEDVKATLDVNESEYKSSQDNYAASVSKINDIQAEKTVVAAEISRLEALLDRHKLDVSYTAVVAAYDGRMGRRTVEVGQMIDAGETLAFIVNNETDKWVVANYKETQIKEMHIGDQVKIVADSYPDKEFRGTIISLSPATGSSFSLLPPDNSTGNYVKIVQRIPVRIRLDGKRKDIDILKLGMNVNVYANKKHSNG, translated from the coding sequence ATGAAAAAAAAATATACCCCTACCGATAGATTGATCACAAAGATTACAGGATGGATTTCAGTTCTTATTGTAGCCGCACTTGTTGTTTGGGGCGGTTTTACCCTTAAAAATTATTATCGTTATGAACAAACCAATGATGCTCAGGTTCAGGAATACGTAAACCCCGTTATTTCAAGAGCCGGTGGATTCATTGTTGCCGTAAAATTTGAAGAAAACCAGGAAGTTAAAAAAGGAGATACTCTTTTATTGATCGACAACCGTGAATATGTTCTTCAACAAAAACAAACCCAGGCAGCACTTCAGAAAGCCCGTGCACAACTGAAAGTATTGGAAAGCAATACAGGGACTACGGCAAAAGAAGCCGCTTCAGCTCAGGCTCAGGTAGATGCCAGCAAGGCAAAAGTGTGGAAACAGCAACTTGATTATAACAGATATGAAAAATTGTATAATGAAGAATCTGCAACAAAGCAACGATTGGAGGATGTGAAAGCCACATTGGACGTCAATGAAAGTGAGTATAAATCTTCTCAGGATAATTATGCCGCTTCTGTATCAAAAATTAATGATATTCAGGCAGAGAAAACAGTGGTAGCAGCAGAAATTTCCAGACTGGAAGCTTTATTAGACCGACATAAGCTGGATGTAAGCTACACGGCAGTTGTTGCAGCTTATGACGGTAGAATGGGGAGACGAACCGTAGAAGTGGGACAAATGATTGATGCCGGAGAAACACTTGCCTTTATTGTCAATAACGAAACTGATAAATGGGTAGTGGCCAATTACAAGGAAACTCAAATTAAGGAGATGCATATTGGAGATCAGGTGAAAATTGTTGCTGATTCTTATCCTGATAAAGAATTTCGGGGTACTATTATTTCTCTTTCGCCGGCCACGGGCTCAAGCTTTTCCCTTTTACCTCCTGATAATTCAACAGGAAATTACGTGAAAATTGTACAGCGTATTCCTGTAAGAATCAGATTAGACGGAAAAAGAAAAGATATTGATATCCTGAAGCTGGGAATGAATGTCAATGTGTACGCTAATAAAAAGCATTCTAATGGCTAA
- a CDS encoding DJ-1/PfpI family protein, protein MIVIPGTNPDQVMQYLTDDDFQNKVLNWVKEHSNNGTVIFTVCTGSMLLSQTGILDHYDITTHSMLLDALEQHNPASSVKRGVRYVDEGQLITTAGITAGIDAALYLVGKHQGQEVVETIIELFEYQ, encoded by the coding sequence ATAATCGTAATTCCGGGAACCAACCCTGATCAGGTGATGCAATATCTTACTGATGATGATTTCCAGAATAAGGTATTGAATTGGGTAAAAGAGCATAGTAATAATGGGACGGTTATTTTTACGGTGTGTACTGGAAGCATGCTTTTATCCCAAACAGGAATACTTGATCATTATGATATTACCACCCATAGTATGCTGCTGGATGCATTGGAACAACATAATCCTGCAAGTAGTGTTAAAAGAGGTGTACGCTATGTTGACGAAGGACAGTTGATTACAACGGCAGGGATTACAGCAGGAATTGACGCTGCTCTTTATCTTGTAGGAAAGCATCAGGGACAAGAAGTGGTAGAAACCATTATTGAGCTCTTCGAATATCAATAA
- a CDS encoding helix-turn-helix domain-containing protein, with amino-acid sequence MKFIHPIDSSKFIFSELSNLPDNYLLNPQRADFFEMIWIINYEGETSKDSDGSHYIYLIPPYRFTKLNLEGQKGCVIAFKREYLEEDNKEYALDVFNLFNMHGQYTGFGLDNETTETLQYLRLLIDKEYHNPMGTYLVLKSLLKVFLLNLIRMSQNYFLYQDINQKRVYQFIMLMDEYYKSERKADFYSSKMGISEKRINQILKEKMNKTLTQLLHERLTVEATRMLMTDELTIKEIAFNLNFDDPAYFSRFYKKQTGQSPEDFKNHHVNP; translated from the coding sequence ATGAAATTTATCCACCCCATTGATTCTTCAAAATTTATTTTTTCTGAGTTATCCAATTTGCCAGACAATTATCTTCTGAATCCCCAACGCGCCGACTTTTTCGAAATGATCTGGATAATAAATTATGAAGGAGAAACCTCAAAGGATAGCGATGGAAGTCATTATATATACCTGATCCCGCCTTATCGCTTTACAAAACTGAATCTGGAGGGTCAAAAAGGCTGTGTCATTGCTTTTAAAAGAGAGTATCTGGAAGAGGATAATAAAGAATATGCATTAGACGTTTTCAATCTTTTCAATATGCATGGGCAATATACCGGTTTCGGATTGGATAATGAAACAACTGAAACGTTGCAATACCTGAGACTATTGATCGATAAAGAATATCATAATCCAATGGGAACTTATCTGGTTTTAAAATCGTTATTGAAAGTTTTTCTTTTGAACCTGATCCGGATGAGCCAAAATTATTTTTTGTATCAGGATATCAATCAAAAGCGGGTCTATCAGTTTATCATGTTGATGGATGAATACTATAAATCGGAACGGAAAGCAGATTTTTATTCTTCAAAAATGGGAATCAGTGAAAAGAGGATCAATCAGATTCTTAAGGAAAAAATGAATAAGACACTGACCCAACTGCTGCATGAAAGACTAACTGTTGAAGCCACAAGAATGTTGATGACCGATGAACTGACCATAAAGGAAATTGCTTTTAACTTAAATTTTGATGATCCGGCTTATTTTTCCCGATTCTATAAAAAGCAAACAGGACAATCACCCGAAGATTTTAAAAATCATCATGTGAATCCATAA
- a CDS encoding DAPG hydrolase family protein, producing the protein MELTKEIEKLMFKDIDTLLSPKPIALEAGIKRLDNGMLHVAMRNVLHNCKGRMLDWWFTYFETTADLKLWHPHDHVEHGGWDDQWIKHKNYIGATIHATESLGNIPPVSATIKFHAPAEIFNPDLLKESYANGNVSAVVYGRIGFGENTPTDINGDPIDGYMIHVARDTTQGCTLRSHFFLGALTANTDHQLPDEIGFGLMEHCYSEFTYLSQALPSLYYAENKRGDKAPLLW; encoded by the coding sequence ATGGAATTGACAAAAGAAATTGAAAAGCTGATGTTTAAGGATATAGACACTCTTTTATCTCCTAAACCAATAGCTCTTGAGGCTGGTATCAAAAGATTGGATAATGGAATGCTGCACGTTGCGATGAGAAATGTTCTGCATAATTGCAAGGGCAGAATGCTGGATTGGTGGTTTACCTATTTTGAAACAACGGCAGATTTAAAGCTATGGCATCCGCACGATCATGTTGAACATGGCGGCTGGGATGATCAATGGATTAAACATAAAAATTATATCGGAGCGACCATCCATGCTACAGAATCACTGGGGAATATTCCTCCTGTATCTGCTACGATCAAATTCCATGCTCCGGCTGAAATTTTTAATCCTGATCTTTTAAAAGAATCTTATGCGAATGGAAATGTGAGTGCGGTCGTTTATGGCAGAATTGGTTTTGGAGAGAATACGCCTACAGATATCAATGGTGATCCTATAGATGGGTATATGATACATGTTGCCCGGGATACTACCCAGGGATGTACATTAAGAAGCCATTTTTTTCTTGGTGCACTAACTGCAAATACAGATCATCAACTACCGGACGAAATTGGTTTTGGCTTGATGGAACATTGCTACAGTGAGTTTACCTATCTCTCGCAAGCTCTTCCTTCGTTGTACTACGCAGAAAATAAAAGAGGAGACAAAGCGCCGCTTCTCTGGTGA
- a CDS encoding CocE/NonD family hydrolase yields the protein MSYKTIFILLFIILAVINVNAQKTLSLSLGNKDDDYDIQDSIMIRTRDGALLSAIAVHKKGDTRPKPVILQFTIYVRDKDRDLESLKDAVDRDYIGVIAYTRGKRYSPNEIYPYETDGNDTYDVIDWISKQPWCNGSVGMYGGSYNGFTQWAATKKVHPALKTIVPYVANRPGMGLPMENNIFINPNYEWSFYVGNNKYLDTETGNNRNRFRTMMFKWWESGAAYTKMDSIDGASNRLFQRWINHPDFDDYWQKMAPYKEDFAQIRIPVLAFDGYYNDSQNSSLYYLRELNKYSPETPVYLVIGPYGHFGTQIGGEELINGYKIDPVARFNIKDYTYQWFNFILKSGKKPNFLRDKINYQIIGTDQWSSASSLDAMHNTYLKFYLSKKKSGKFYSLSSHPSKNSEYFKQEVDFSDRKSMNNNYYPDPIVRDNIDDNGFIFVTEPFKEPFLINGSFLGQINLICNKKDLDIGVTLYEVTTEGKYFHLSYYIGRASYAKDPTNRALLNPGKKETIPFSNTHLISKQLQKGSRLAIVLNVNKNPFSQLNYGTGKEVSEETILDGREPLNIKWFNDSFIEIPILK from the coding sequence ATGAGTTACAAAACAATTTTTATTTTGTTGTTTATTATATTGGCTGTGATTAATGTTAATGCTCAAAAGACATTATCTCTAAGTCTCGGTAATAAAGATGATGATTACGATATTCAGGATAGCATTATGATCAGAACTCGTGATGGCGCTTTGCTCTCTGCTATTGCTGTTCATAAGAAAGGTGATACAAGACCTAAACCTGTTATACTGCAATTTACCATTTATGTTCGTGATAAAGACAGGGATTTAGAATCGCTTAAAGATGCTGTAGATAGAGATTATATTGGTGTGATTGCTTATACAAGAGGTAAAAGATACAGCCCCAATGAAATATATCCATATGAAACCGATGGAAACGATACCTACGATGTTATTGACTGGATTAGTAAACAACCCTGGTGTAATGGAAGTGTCGGAATGTACGGAGGAAGTTATAATGGATTTACACAATGGGCTGCTACCAAGAAAGTTCACCCTGCACTGAAAACTATTGTTCCCTATGTTGCTAACCGACCTGGAATGGGACTGCCTATGGAAAATAACATTTTTATCAACCCAAATTATGAATGGTCTTTTTATGTTGGCAACAACAAATATCTGGATACAGAAACCGGTAACAATAGAAACCGGTTCAGAACTATGATGTTTAAATGGTGGGAATCCGGAGCAGCCTATACAAAAATGGACAGTATTGATGGAGCGTCCAACAGATTGTTTCAACGCTGGATAAACCATCCTGATTTTGATGATTACTGGCAAAAGATGGCTCCCTATAAAGAAGATTTTGCTCAGATAAGAATTCCAGTTTTGGCTTTTGATGGTTATTATAATGATTCCCAAAATTCAAGCCTATACTATTTACGGGAACTTAACAAATATAGTCCGGAGACCCCAGTATATCTGGTGATTGGACCTTATGGACATTTTGGGACTCAGATCGGAGGTGAAGAGTTGATCAATGGATATAAAATAGATCCCGTGGCCCGATTTAATATCAAAGACTATACTTATCAATGGTTTAATTTCATATTAAAAAGTGGTAAAAAACCTAATTTTTTAAGAGATAAAATTAATTATCAGATTATAGGTACAGACCAATGGAGTAGTGCCTCCTCTTTAGATGCCATGCACAATACATATCTGAAATTCTATTTGAGCAAAAAGAAATCGGGTAAATTCTATTCTTTAAGCTCTCATCCATCGAAAAACTCAGAATATTTTAAACAAGAGGTTGATTTTTCCGACCGAAAGAGCATGAATAACAATTATTATCCGGACCCAATTGTTCGAGACAATATTGATGATAATGGTTTTATTTTTGTAACTGAACCCTTTAAAGAGCCTTTTCTTATTAATGGCTCCTTTCTTGGACAAATCAATTTAATCTGTAATAAAAAAGATCTTGATATAGGTGTCACGTTATATGAAGTTACTACGGAGGGTAAATATTTTCACTTGTCTTATTATATTGGTCGCGCAAGCTATGCAAAAGACCCCACCAATCGCGCTCTACTGAACCCTGGAAAAAAAGAAACAATACCTTTTTCAAATACCCACCTGATAAGCAAGCAACTCCAAAAAGGAAGCAGGCTGGCTATTGTACTTAATGTTAATAAAAATCCTTTTTCTCAGCTTAATTATGGAACAGGTAAAGAGGTTAGTGAGGAAACAATTCTTGATGGCAGGGAACCTTTGAACATCAAATGGTTTAACGACAGTTTTATTGAAATCCCTATTTTAAAATAA
- a CDS encoding TolC family protein, translated as MKIYLTGLLMLGTSCIISAQTGNPAHDTLRLSLKDAWQRAEENSRHIKINTINVDIAEAEVKDAKRERLPEIGVKGSVEKASNIPIYENGIFSKPSQHEVIHTLYRAGADFYLNIYNGNKLNLKIKENQTLQKVKEIRKEQSISDIHYKTAALYLELQKTLIFKNLIQQDIADQKVQLKEIQALYKNGVVLKSDVLRIELELSKRKMTLTTIENDILIAMQKLNIILGVPDEQVIIPEAPSGQWNENTTYAEYLTLALDHSFDFHVSEQQTKLSKIKLKQVKANVSPKIGMYGEFYYANPQIFLYPYNPYWYSLGIVGVKASFSISSLYHNTQKVKAAALEFEKEEEVHKDTEDKVRQQVKEAYLRYEEALEQIKVAETNVTQATENARIIKNTYFNQTSLITELLDADIQLLQTKFELEAAKIMAQNNYYLLQNITGTL; from the coding sequence ATGAAAATTTATCTTACCGGATTGCTGATGCTGGGGACTTCCTGCATTATATCAGCTCAGACAGGCAATCCAGCACATGATACGCTGCGTCTCTCTCTTAAGGACGCCTGGCAAAGAGCTGAAGAAAACAGCCGTCATATCAAAATCAACACAATTAACGTAGACATTGCTGAAGCCGAAGTAAAAGATGCCAAAAGAGAACGGCTTCCCGAAATAGGAGTGAAAGGATCTGTGGAAAAGGCCTCCAATATTCCCATTTACGAAAACGGAATATTTTCAAAGCCTTCTCAACATGAAGTGATCCATACTCTTTACAGAGCAGGAGCCGATTTTTATCTGAATATTTATAACGGAAACAAACTGAATCTCAAAATCAAAGAGAATCAGACGTTACAGAAAGTGAAAGAAATCAGGAAAGAACAATCAATTTCTGATATTCACTACAAAACAGCGGCACTTTATCTTGAACTCCAGAAGACTTTAATTTTTAAGAATCTGATACAACAGGATATTGCCGATCAAAAGGTGCAACTTAAAGAAATACAGGCTCTTTATAAAAATGGTGTAGTTTTAAAAAGTGATGTATTAAGAATAGAACTGGAATTATCAAAACGTAAAATGACCTTGACTACCATTGAAAATGATATTCTTATTGCAATGCAGAAATTGAATATTATTTTAGGCGTTCCTGATGAACAGGTGATTATTCCTGAAGCTCCATCCGGTCAGTGGAATGAAAATACAACATATGCAGAATATTTAACATTGGCATTAGATCATTCATTTGATTTCCATGTTTCAGAACAGCAGACTAAATTAAGTAAGATTAAACTTAAGCAGGTAAAAGCCAATGTAAGCCCTAAAATAGGAATGTACGGAGAGTTTTATTATGCCAACCCACAGATTTTTCTGTATCCGTATAACCCGTATTGGTATTCGTTGGGAATAGTAGGTGTTAAAGCATCTTTTTCCATATCATCCCTTTATCACAATACTCAAAAAGTAAAGGCTGCGGCTTTGGAATTTGAAAAAGAAGAAGAGGTTCATAAAGATACGGAAGACAAAGTAAGGCAACAGGTGAAAGAAGCTTACCTGAGATATGAAGAAGCGCTCGAACAGATCAAGGTTGCGGAAACCAATGTGACCCAGGCTACGGAGAATGCAAGAATCATAAAAAATACTTATTTCAATCAAACCTCATTGATTACCGAACTGCTGGATGCTGATATACAGCTCCTTCAAACCAAATTCGAGCTGGAAGCTGCAAAGATAATGGCACAAAACAATTATTATTTACTACAAAATATTACAGGCACTTTATAA
- a CDS encoding efflux MFS transporter permease — MANRKMPFFKSWAPEWLVKIILFAMTLPGIIIFFLPLANVNAAAGYYGCEPADIQFSVALFYAGYVGFYSLERRFFSFLAAKEYFLLFTTLQIVACLICYFTQEIYILFPVRFIQGMLFAGNVNLSLSQIFTRLNSERGREISFSVFFGILICATPFNNLITADLIDSYNFNIVYKTAIFSYLPGLVFLTLMMSNYRTGARFHLYKLDWQSFAVFSTMLVLIGYIMIFGQEYYWLEDYRIMGSVIGIIVLTAISVFRQNAIKRPYIDLRVFKYRNFKVGLLILFVMYICRFASGITNNFFATELHLDPFYISYINIFNLCGLVVGVIIACCMVLQKKRIQYIWGPGFLMLLLFHALMYYSFDVQADEFNYYIPLFLQGLGVGLIMVPTIIYIISSVPAYIGPSAAATALAVRYLGFCASIALINYFELFEKSRHYNAFQDHLSAVDPAVKNFLHRQTGKLTAKGMLEDHAVKASQKLLIGKVNIQNHVRFAMDYYEMMVWLLAGVLLLIFIFPYLNRTALYLKSRRLSPA, encoded by the coding sequence ATGGCTAATAGAAAAATGCCTTTTTTTAAAAGCTGGGCTCCCGAATGGTTAGTCAAGATCATTCTTTTCGCTATGACATTGCCCGGGATTATTATTTTCTTTCTACCGTTAGCAAATGTGAATGCAGCAGCAGGGTACTATGGATGTGAGCCCGCTGATATTCAGTTTTCTGTGGCTTTGTTTTATGCAGGATATGTAGGATTTTACAGTCTGGAAAGACGGTTTTTCAGTTTTCTGGCTGCTAAGGAATATTTTCTGTTATTTACTACGTTACAGATAGTAGCTTGCCTGATCTGTTATTTTACTCAGGAAATTTATATTCTTTTCCCGGTACGTTTTATCCAGGGAATGTTATTTGCAGGAAATGTGAACCTTTCTCTTAGCCAGATATTTACCAGACTGAACAGTGAAAGAGGACGGGAGATCAGTTTTTCAGTATTCTTCGGAATTCTGATTTGTGCAACTCCTTTCAATAACCTGATTACGGCAGATCTTATTGATTCATATAATTTTAATATTGTTTATAAGACTGCCATATTTTCATATCTGCCCGGACTTGTTTTCCTGACTCTTATGATGAGTAATTATAGAACCGGTGCAAGATTCCATTTGTATAAACTGGATTGGCAAAGTTTTGCAGTTTTTAGTACAATGCTGGTTTTGATCGGATATATCATGATTTTCGGCCAGGAATATTATTGGCTGGAAGACTACCGGATTATGGGAAGTGTCATAGGAATTATTGTTTTAACAGCAATATCTGTATTTCGTCAGAATGCGATTAAAAGGCCTTATATCGACCTTCGGGTTTTTAAATACCGAAACTTTAAAGTTGGTTTGTTGATTCTTTTTGTCATGTATATCTGTCGGTTTGCTTCCGGAATTACCAACAACTTTTTTGCAACGGAGCTGCATCTTGACCCGTTTTATATTTCCTATATTAATATTTTTAATCTTTGTGGGCTTGTAGTGGGAGTTATTATTGCTTGTTGTATGGTGCTTCAGAAAAAGAGAATCCAATATATCTGGGGTCCTGGTTTTCTGATGTTGCTGCTATTTCATGCATTAATGTACTATTCATTTGATGTTCAGGCCGATGAATTCAATTATTATATTCCCTTATTTCTTCAGGGATTGGGAGTGGGGTTAATTATGGTTCCTACCATTATCTACATTATATCTTCAGTTCCTGCTTATATCGGCCCTTCTGCCGCTGCAACGGCACTTGCGGTAAGATATCTTGGATTCTGTGCGAGTATTGCATTAATCAATTATTTTGAACTTTTCGAAAAAAGCCGTCACTATAATGCTTTTCAGGATCATTTGAGTGCTGTAGATCCTGCAGTTAAAAATTTTTTACATCGGCAGACAGGTAAACTTACTGCAAAAGGAATGCTTGAAGATCATGCTGTAAAAGCTTCTCAAAAACTATTAATTGGAAAAGTTAATATTCAGAATCATGTGCGTTTTGCTATGGATTATTATGAGATGATGGTATGGCTACTAGCCGGTGTTTTACTGTTAATTTTCATTTTTCCTTATTTAAACCGAACCGCACTGTACTTAAAATCCAGAAGATTATCTCCAGCATAG
- a CDS encoding GNAT family N-acetyltransferase encodes MNIEYRKLLPEESKMYRKIRLESLEKFPEAFGANYQDALKIEKFRIEEDIENELPERFVFGAFSDGDLIGICTFVKDENQRGNLYQMYVKKDFQGKNIGYELIRRIINEIRGHFNDLEIFLEVAPHNEKAYSLYRKTGFKEVVNKTGGSANGSTMMQYFIEN; translated from the coding sequence ATGAATATTGAATATCGCAAGCTTTTGCCTGAAGAAAGTAAAATGTATCGAAAAATCCGGTTGGAAAGTTTAGAAAAATTTCCTGAAGCATTTGGTGCCAATTATCAGGATGCTCTGAAAATAGAAAAATTTAGAATTGAAGAAGATATAGAAAATGAATTACCTGAAAGATTCGTATTTGGAGCATTTTCTGATGGTGACCTTATTGGCATCTGTACTTTTGTGAAAGACGAAAATCAAAGAGGAAATCTTTATCAGATGTATGTGAAAAAAGATTTTCAGGGAAAAAATATAGGATATGAACTGATCCGGAGAATTATTAATGAAATTAGAGGCCATTTTAATGATCTTGAAATTTTCTTGGAAGTGGCTCCTCACAATGAAAAAGCGTATTCTTTGTACAGAAAAACAGGCTTCAAAGAGGTAGTCAATAAAACAGGAGGATCAGCAAATGGATCTACGATGATGCAATATTTCATTGAGAATTAG